The following are from one region of the Takifugu rubripes chromosome 16, fTakRub1.2, whole genome shotgun sequence genome:
- the nkain2 gene encoding sodium/potassium-transporting ATPase subunit beta-1-interacting protein 2 isoform X1 — MGCCSGRCTLAFICGMQLVSVLERQVIDFLGYQWAPILTNFLHIIVVILGLFGTIQFRPRYVTGYAAWLVMWMTWNVFIICFYLEVGDLSRDSDLVLTFNLSMHRSWWMENGPGCRVTPISPPPSWAPEDHRYISISGCLMDFQFIEVAHSSLQILLALMGFIYACYVVKLISEEEDSFDFIGGFDSYGYQGPQKTSHLQLQPMYMSK, encoded by the exons gtcaGCGTGTTGGAGCGCCAGGTGATAGATTTTCTGGGCTACCAGTGGGCTCCCATCCTCACCAACTTCCTGCACATCATCGTTGTCATTCTCGGCCTGTTCGGCACGATTCAGTTCAGGCCGCGATATGTCACCGGG TACGCAGCCTGGCTGGTGATGTGGATGACCTGGAACGTTTTCATCATCTGCTTTTACCTGGAGGTCGGAGATCTGTCCAGG GATTCTGACCTCGTCTTGACCTTCAACCTGTCCATGCATCGCTCCTGGTGGATGGAGAACGGCCCAGGGTGCAGGGTGACGCCAATCAGCCCTCCCCCGTCTTGGGCACCCGAGGACCAcagatatatatctatatctggCTGTTTGATGGATTTCCAGTTCATCGAGGTGGCTCACTCCTCGCTGCAGATCCTCCTGGCT TTGATGGGGTTTATCTACGCCTGCTATGTGGTCAAGCTCATttcagaagaggaggacagct tTGATTTTATAGGAGGATTTGACTCCTACGGTTACCAGGGGCCTCAGAAGACCTCCCATCTTCAACTACAGCCCATGTACAT GTCAAAGTAA
- the nkain2 gene encoding sodium/potassium-transporting ATPase subunit beta-1-interacting protein 2 isoform X2, with protein MGCCSGRCTLAFICGMQLVSVLERQVIDFLGYQWAPILTNFLHIIVVILGLFGTIQFRPRYVTGYAAWLVMWMTWNVFIICFYLEVGDLSRDSDLVLTFNLSMHRSWWMENGPGCRVTPISPPPSWAPEDHRYISISGCLMDFQFIEVAHSSLQILLALMGFIYACYVVKLISEEEDSFDFIGGFDSYGYQGPQKTSHLQLQPMYM; from the exons gtcaGCGTGTTGGAGCGCCAGGTGATAGATTTTCTGGGCTACCAGTGGGCTCCCATCCTCACCAACTTCCTGCACATCATCGTTGTCATTCTCGGCCTGTTCGGCACGATTCAGTTCAGGCCGCGATATGTCACCGGG TACGCAGCCTGGCTGGTGATGTGGATGACCTGGAACGTTTTCATCATCTGCTTTTACCTGGAGGTCGGAGATCTGTCCAGG GATTCTGACCTCGTCTTGACCTTCAACCTGTCCATGCATCGCTCCTGGTGGATGGAGAACGGCCCAGGGTGCAGGGTGACGCCAATCAGCCCTCCCCCGTCTTGGGCACCCGAGGACCAcagatatatatctatatctggCTGTTTGATGGATTTCCAGTTCATCGAGGTGGCTCACTCCTCGCTGCAGATCCTCCTGGCT TTGATGGGGTTTATCTACGCCTGCTATGTGGTCAAGCTCATttcagaagaggaggacagct tTGATTTTATAGGAGGATTTGACTCCTACGGTTACCAGGGGCCTCAGAAGACCTCCCATCTTCAACTACAGCCCATGTACATGTAA